From Scomber scombrus chromosome 13, fScoSco1.1, whole genome shotgun sequence, a single genomic window includes:
- the LOC133993398 gene encoding gamma-crystallin M3-like → MTMGKIIFYEDRNFQGRSYETSSDCADVSSYLSRCHSCRVESGCFMVYDRNNYMGNQYFARRGEYSDYQRMGMSDCIRSCRMIPMHRGQFRMRIYEKENFGGQMHELMEDCDNMMDRYRMNDCQSCHVMDGHWLMYEQPNYRGRMMYMRPGEHRSFRDMGMSGMKFMSMRRIMDSCY, encoded by the exons ATGACCATGGGCAAG ATCATCTTCTACGAGGACAGGAACTTCCAGGGTCGTTCCTATGAGACCAGCAGCGACTGCGCTGATGTGTCCTCCTACCTGAGCAGGTGCCACTCCTGCAGGGTGGAGAGCGGTTGCTTCATGGTGTACGACCGCAATAACTACATGGGAAACCAGTACTTCGCCAGGAGGGGAGAGTACTCTGACTACCAGCGCATGGGCATGAGCGATTGCATCAGGTCTTGCCGCATGATCCCCATG CACAGAGGCCAGTTCAGGATGAGGATCTACGAGAAGGAGAACTTCGGTGGTCAGATGCACGAGCTGATGGAGGACTGTGACAACATGATGGACCGCTACCGCATGAACGACTGCCAGTCCTGCCACGTGATGGACGGACACTGGCTGATGTACGAGCAGCCCAACTACAGAGGCAGGATGATGTACATGAGGCCCGGAGAGCACAGGAGCTTCAGGGACATGGGCATGAGCGGCATGAAGTTCATGAGCATGAGGCGCATCATGGACTCTTGTTATTAG
- the LOC133993389 gene encoding gamma-crystallin M1-like: MGKIIFYEERNFQGRSYECMSDCTDMSSYLSRCQSCRVESGCFMVYERPNYMGQQFFMRRGEYSDMQRMMSMGMMFDNIRSCRMIPFHRGQFRMRIYEKENFGGQMNELMEDCDSIMERYRMNDCMSCHVMDGHWLMYEQPHYRGKMMYLKPGEYRSFRDMGMSGTRFMSMRRITDMC; encoded by the exons ATGGGCAAG ATCATCTTTTACGAGGAGAGGAACTTCCAGGGTCGCTCTTATGAGTGCATGAGCGACTGCACTGACATGTCCTCCTACCTGAGCAGGTGCCAGTCCTGCAGGGTGGAGAGCGGCTGCTTCATGGTTTACGAGCGTCCCAACTACATGGGTCAGCAGTTCTTCATGAGGAGGGGCGAGTACTCCGACATGCAGCGCATGATGAGCATGGGAATGATGTTCGACAACATCAGATCCTGCAGAATGATCCCCTTC CACAGAGGCCAGTTCAGGATGAGGATCTACGAGAAGGAGAACTTCGGTGGTCAGATGAATGAGCTGATGGAGGACTGTGACAGCATCATGGAGCGTTACCGCATGAATGACTGCATGTCCTGCCACGTGATGGACGGCCACTGGCTGATGTACGAGCAGCCCCACTACAGAGGCAAGATGATGTACTTGAAGCCCGGCGAGTACAGGAGCTTCAGGGACATGGGCATGAGCGGCACAAGGTTCATGAGCATGAGGCGTATCACTGATATGTGCTAG
- the LOC133992698 gene encoding gamma-crystallin M2-like isoform X1, whose protein sequence is MASCSIIFYEDKNFQGRSYECSNDCTDLHSYFSRCNSIRVESGCFMIYERPNFMGHQYFMRRGEYPDYQRWMGFSSCIRSCRMIPMYRGSYRLRIYEKPDFSGHMMEFMDDCPCVSDRFHHRHVYSCNVMNGYWIFYEYPNYRGRQYFLRTGEYRRYRDWCATCAIVGSFRRVTEF, encoded by the exons ATGGCTTCCTGCTCT ATTATCTTTTACGAGGACAAGAACTTCCAAGGTCGGAGCTATGAGTGCAGCAATGACTGCACGGACCTTCACTCGTACTTCAGCCGCTGCAACTCCATCAGGGTGGAGAGTGGCTGCTTCATGATCTATGAACGACCCAACTTCATGGGCCACCAGTACTTCATGAGGAGGGGAGAGTATCCCGACTACCAGAGATGGATGGGCTTCAGTAGTTGTATCCGCTCTTGCCGGATGATTCCAATG TACCGAGGCTCATACAGATTGCGCATCTATGAGAAGCCCGATTTCAGCGGTCACATGATGGAGTTCATGGATGACTGTCCCTGTGTGTCTGACCGTTTCCATCACCGCCATGTCTACTCCTGTAATGTTATGAATGGCTACTGGATCTTCTATGAGTACCCCAACTACCGAGGCAGACAGTACTTCCTGAGAACTGGGGAGTACAGGAGGTACCGCGACTGGTGCGCCACCTGCGCCATCGTTGGCTCTTTCAGAAGGGTCACTGAATTTTAG
- the LOC133992698 gene encoding gamma-crystallin M2-like isoform X3: protein MGKIIFYEDKNFQGRSYECSNDCTDLHSYFSRCNSIRVESGCFMIYERPNFMGHQYFMRRGEYPDYQRWMGFSSCIRSCRMIPMYRGSYRLRIYEKPDFSGHMMEFMDDCPCVSDRFHHRHVYSCNVMNGYWIFYEYPNYRGRQYFLRTGEYRRYRDWCATCAIVGSFRRVTEF from the exons ATGGGCAAG ATTATCTTTTACGAGGACAAGAACTTCCAAGGTCGGAGCTATGAGTGCAGCAATGACTGCACGGACCTTCACTCGTACTTCAGCCGCTGCAACTCCATCAGGGTGGAGAGTGGCTGCTTCATGATCTATGAACGACCCAACTTCATGGGCCACCAGTACTTCATGAGGAGGGGAGAGTATCCCGACTACCAGAGATGGATGGGCTTCAGTAGTTGTATCCGCTCTTGCCGGATGATTCCAATG TACCGAGGCTCATACAGATTGCGCATCTATGAGAAGCCCGATTTCAGCGGTCACATGATGGAGTTCATGGATGACTGTCCCTGTGTGTCTGACCGTTTCCATCACCGCCATGTCTACTCCTGTAATGTTATGAATGGCTACTGGATCTTCTATGAGTACCCCAACTACCGAGGCAGACAGTACTTCCTGAGAACTGGGGAGTACAGGAGGTACCGCGACTGGTGCGCCACCTGCGCCATCGTTGGCTCTTTCAGAAGGGTCACTGAATTTTAG
- the LOC133992698 gene encoding gamma-crystallin M2-like isoform X2 encodes MGKIIFYEDKNFQGRSYECSNDCTDLHSYFSRCNSIRVESGCFMIYERPNFMGHQYFMRRGEYPDYQRWMGFSSCIRSCRMIPMVSYRGSYRLRIYEKPDFSGHMMEFMDDCPCVSDRFHHRHVYSCNVMNGYWIFYEYPNYRGRQYFLRTGEYRRYRDWCATCAIVGSFRRVTEF; translated from the exons ATGGGCAAG ATTATCTTTTACGAGGACAAGAACTTCCAAGGTCGGAGCTATGAGTGCAGCAATGACTGCACGGACCTTCACTCGTACTTCAGCCGCTGCAACTCCATCAGGGTGGAGAGTGGCTGCTTCATGATCTATGAACGACCCAACTTCATGGGCCACCAGTACTTCATGAGGAGGGGAGAGTATCCCGACTACCAGAGATGGATGGGCTTCAGTAGTTGTATCCGCTCTTGCCGGATGATTCCAATGGTAAGT TACCGAGGCTCATACAGATTGCGCATCTATGAGAAGCCCGATTTCAGCGGTCACATGATGGAGTTCATGGATGACTGTCCCTGTGTGTCTGACCGTTTCCATCACCGCCATGTCTACTCCTGTAATGTTATGAATGGCTACTGGATCTTCTATGAGTACCCCAACTACCGAGGCAGACAGTACTTCCTGAGAACTGGGGAGTACAGGAGGTACCGCGACTGGTGCGCCACCTGCGCCATCGTTGGCTCTTTCAGAAGGGTCACTGAATTTTAG
- the LOC133992697 gene encoding LOW QUALITY PROTEIN: gamma-crystallin 2-like (The sequence of the model RefSeq protein was modified relative to this genomic sequence to represent the inferred CDS: substituted 1 base at 1 genomic stop codon): MTILYAVQSHSCPFCLFFIKHSGLAQRQHXAVIQPDTNITMGKIIFFEDRNFQGRSHECSSDSPDLHSYFNRCNSIKVESGCFMVYERPNYMGNQYYLRRGEYSDNQRLIGINDCVRSCRLIPQHQGSYKMRLYEGSDMSGQMHELMEDCPNVQDHLSMSDFNSCNVMDGHWLMYDQPNYKGRMYYLKPGEYRRYSDWGGNSPRIGSLRRITDSN; encoded by the exons ATGACAATACTTTATGCTGTGCAATCACACAGCTgccctttctgtcttttttttataaagcacaGTGGCTTGGCCCAGAGACAGCATTGAGCGGTAATACAGCCTGATACCAACATAACCATGGGAAAG ATCATATTCTTCGAGGACAGGAACTTCCAAGGGCGCTCTCATGAGTGCAGCAGCGACTCTCCAGACCTTCATTCCTACTTCAACAGGTGTAACTCCATCAAGGTTGAGAGTGGATGTTTCATGGTCTATGAGAGGCCCAACTACATGGGCAACCAGTACTActtgaggagaggagagtacTCTGATAACCAGCGTTTGATTGGTATCAATGACTGTGTCAGATCTTGCCGCTTAATCCCCCAG CACCAGGGCTCCTACAAGATGAGGCTTTACGAGGGCTCAGACATGTCCGGCCAGATGCATGAGCTGATGGAAGACTGCCCAAATGTCCAGGACCACCTCAGCATGTCCGATTTCAACTCCTGTAACGTGATGGACGGCCACTGGCTGATGTACGATCAGCCCAACTACAAGGGCAGAATGTACTACCTGAAGCCCGGAGAGTACAGGAGATACAGCGACTGGGGAGGCAATAGCCCAAGAATTGGATCCCTCAGAAGAATCACTGACTCCAACTGA
- the LOC133993347 gene encoding gamma-crystallin S-1-like, with protein MWESSKSWMDHTGQGKLANMRKIIFYEDKDFSGHHFECSSDIADMTCILKRCNSIRVESGSFMIYEKPNYDGNQYYLKKGDFADYQHWMGFSDSVRSCRFIPAEHGLFNMRLYERIEFGGQMMDLVDDCPCVMDRFHINDIFSCNVSSGHWLFYEHPNYRGKMYLISPGEYKRFSEWGGRSARVGSIRRIMD; from the exons ATGTGGGAGTCTTCAAAGAGCTGGATGGATCACACAGGGCAAGGCAAACTAGCCAACATGAGGAAG ATCATCTTTTATGAGGACAAGGACTTCTCTGGGCACCATTTTGAGTGCTCCAGTGACATTGCGGATATGACGTGCATCCTCAAACGCTGCAACTCCATCAGGGTGGAGAGCGGCTCCTTCATGATCTACGAAAAACCCAACTACGACGGCAACCAGTACTACCTGAAGAAAGGAGACTTTGCTGACTACCAACACTGGATGGGTTTCAGCGACTCAGTCAGATCCTGCCGATTCATCCCCGCG GAACATGGCTTGTTCAACATGCGCCTGTATGAGCGCATAGAGTTCGGAGGTCAGATGATGGATCTGGTGGACGACTGTCCCTGCGTCATGGACCGCTTCCACATAAACGACATCTTCTCCTGCAACGTATCCAGCGGCCACTGGCTCTTCTACGAGCACCCAAACTACCGGGGCAAGATGTACCTGATAAGTCCTGGAGAGTACAAAAGGTTTAGTGAGTGGGGTGGCAGGAGCGCCAGGGTCGGTTCCATCCGACGCATCATGGACTGA
- the LOC133992744 gene encoding gamma-crystallin M2-like: MGKIIFYEDRNFVGRHYECMSDCADLQSMFDRCRSIRVESGMFMVYDRPGYMGNQYFMKRGEYSDYMGMTGFNDCVRSCRMIPMHSGNFRMRLYQHFDMQGDMMELVDDCPNLMDRFHMSNFNSCHVDGHWLMYEQPNYRGRHYYLRPGQYRSFNEWSSINSKIGSIRRLRDL; encoded by the exons ATGGGAAAG ATTATCTTCTACGAGGACAGGAACTTCGTAGGCCGTCACTATGAGTGCATGAGTGACTGTGCTGACCTGCAGTCCATGTTTGACCGCTGCCGGTCCATCCGGGTGGAGAGCGGCATGTTCATGGTCTATGACCGTCCTGGTTACATGGGAAACCAGTACTTCATGAAGAGGGGAGAGTACTCTGACTACATGGGCATGACAGGCTTCAATGACTGTGTCAGGTCCTGCCGCATGATCCCCATG CACAGTGGCAACTTCAGGATGAGGCTGTACCAGCATTTTGACATGCAAGGTGATATGATGGAGCTGGTGGACGACTGCCCAAACCTCATGGACCGTTTCCACATGTCCAACTTCAACTCCTGCCACGTGGACGGCCACTGGCTGATGTACGAGCAGCCAAACTACAGGGGACGTCACTACTACCTGAGACCCGGCCAGTACAGGAGCTTCAACGAGTGGAGCAGCATTAACTCCAAGATCGGCTCCATCAGGCGTCTCAGGGATCTCTAA
- the LOC133992743 gene encoding gamma-crystallin M2-like: MSSKITFFEDRNFQGRSYECDTDCPDMHPHFSRCNSIKVDSGCWVLYEKPNYTGYQYVLTRGEYPDYQRWMGYNDTIRSCRTFNYTSEGPYRMRIYERPNFQGQMMEFSEDCESVQDHFRSRDIYSCNVMEGYWTLYEHPNYRGRQYFMRPGEYRKFSDWGATCATTGSFRRITEF, encoded by the exons ATGAGTAGTAAG ATCACATTTTTTGAGGACAGGAACTTCCAGGGCCGCTCCTATGAGTGCGACACAGACTGCCCTGACATGCACCCCCATTTCAGCCGCTGCAACTCCATCAAGGTGGACAGTGGCTGTTGGGTGCTGTATGAGAAGCCCAACTACACCGGCTACCAGTATGTGCTGACCAGAGGAGAGTACCCTGACTACCAGCGCTGGATGGGTTACAATGACACAATCCGCTCCTGCCGTACATTCAACTAT ACCAGCGAGGGCCCCTACCGCATGCGCATCTATGAGCGACCCAACTTCCAGGGTCAGATGATGGAGTTCAGCGAAGACTGCGAGTCGGTGCAGGATCACTTCCGCAGCCGCGACATCTACTCCTGCAACGTGATGGAAGGCTACTGGACCCTCTACGAACACCCCAACTACCGTGGTCGTCAGTACTTCATGAGGCCCGGAGAGTACCGCAAGTTCAGTGACTGGGGGGCCACCTGCGCAACCACCGGCTCCTTCCGCAGGATCACAGAGTTTTAA
- the LOC133993455 gene encoding uncharacterized protein C2orf80-like, giving the protein MGARQLKRNVEALLGDYIGQKLRENSFDPKGKGTSTILDDLAHYDLAISVALWWLDREEGRDAFDGDIIGAATISGSAQYPNRLEREAMILSSFAGLIIDSLPVEEILALYRCKPAASYPNQESKGAIVYPFTLSYHPFAMLSSYKAVNHSKKHNQKLKRWLSERAKTNAPIRGVLPQSSSSSSSSHTFLSDSTECHKDTAENYEGSQESLQD; this is encoded by the exons ATGGGGGCGAGGCAGCTGAAAAGAAATGTTGAGGCTCTTCT GGGGGATTACATTGGGCAGAAACTCCGAGAGAATTCTTTCGATCCTAAAGGGAAGGGGACATCCACAATACTGGATGACCTG GCTCACTATGATCTTGCCATCAGTGTTGCCCTGTGGTGGTTGGACAGGGAAGAGGGACGGGATGCGTTTGATGGAGATATCAT TGGAGCAGCAACCATCTCAGGAAGTGCCCAGTACCCTAATCGCTTAGAACGGGAAGCCATGATCTTGTCCTCCTTTGCTGGGTTAATTATA GATAGTCTGCCAGTGGAGGAAATTTTGGCTCTGTACAGATGTAAACCGGCCGCCTCTTACCCCAACCAGGAATCCAAG GGTGCAATTGTCTATCCCTTCACTTTATCCTACCATCCATTTGCCATGCTCAGCTCATACAAGGCCGTGAATCACTCCAAGAAGCACA ATCAAAAGTTGAAAAGATGGCTGTCTGAGAGGGCAAAGACCAATGCCCCCATCCGAGGAGTTTTGCCACAAtcctcatcatcttcctcctcttctcacaCCTTTCTCAGT gACAGCACAGAGTGTCACAAGGACACAGCTGAGAACTATGAGGGTTCACAGGAGTCTCTACAGGACTGA